Sequence from the Candidatus Hydrogenedentota bacterium genome:
CTCATCAGACATCGGCATTGTCTGAATTCAGTAACCCGTGGCTGCTGTAGGCTCCGCTGTCTCTACCCGACTCTCAGATGAGGGAGTCCCGTGCGAAGAGTATTGCCCAAACCGCTCAGTGTCACAGATCATTTGATAGCGGAGGGGAAAACTGCGCATATTGTGCATTCCATACACTCACATAATTCAATAATTTCAATTGCTACTTGCGGGATGAGCGGAGACCGTGTACAATATCCGCTGATATAAGAATTGTGGCCATCAGCAAACAGTTTTCCTTGCACGCACGGGCAACACCGGATCGACCTACCAGTTGTGTCTCGCTGTGTCCGCCAGAGACCCGGAATTACTGAAGTCTACAGGGAAGCGCATGACGCCCACTTGATTAGGTTTGTGTACGAGGCGCCGGATGGTAGCAGGATAAGTTCCGTTGAAGTGAGAGAAACCGGGACGGGCGCACTTTTGGGGAGCGGAAGACCTCGCAGGATTCATGGGTTCTTCGCGCACCAACACTGCTGGTCCATTACGGAATCACGCTGGAGAAAAGACTTGGAGTCAGTGTTCTTTGGGGGTTGGGTTTGGATGATCGGACATTTACCAGGCAAACGAGCCGAAACAGGAAAGGCTCGATGGGCCACTCGGGCGGACCATCGAATCGGTTCTGCTTGATGTCGATCGTTCTGAAAAGGAGCAATTAAGAATGAAATTGGGAACAAAATTGATGCTCTCATTCCTGGCGATCGCCGCGATTGCCGTGTTTGTTGGATTAGTAGGCGTTTATTTTACAACCCATCTCGACGAATCGTTGATGACGTTCAGCCACACGAGCCTGCCGAGTGTCCGGGCCTTGATGACCATCACAAACAAGATGGAGGTTCAGCGCACGCAGAACCGAGCGCTGCTCAGTTCGCACTTGCCCAAAGAGAATCGTGCAAAAGCGGCCGATACCCGCGACGCGGCGCTCAAGGACATGCTGGCCGCATGGGAAGAATACGAGAAGCTGGATCGCACCCCTGAGCAGCAGCAGATGTGGGATGCCTTCAAGAAAGCCTTCGAACCGTGGGACCAGGACCGCCAGAAGATAAACACGATGTTGGCGGAATTTGACAAGAACGACATCCTTAACCCGGACGATATGCTGGCGAAACTGGAGAGGTTCCGGGGGGATCATTTCACGCTGTTGTTCAAATGCGACCGGCTGGCTTCCTCGGGGACCGCGTTTGAGGGCGGAGACGATTCATCGGCATGCAACTACGGCAAGTGGGTAGCCCTTTCGCCCACGACCAATCAAACCATTTTGGACTGCATCAAGGAGAACGATCCCGTTCACAAGAAGTATCACGAATGCGTGAAAAGGGTCCAGGAGGCCGTGCGGGCCGGGAACGCGGCTGAAGCTGGCCGTATCGTAGGCGATGAAATGACCCCTGCCCTTGAAACCATCATGGGACCAAAAGGTCTTGGGGGCATGCAAGCGGAAGCGGAAAAGGCGGTGGAACAATTCCTGGCCATCAACGCACTCGCCATGGGACCCTTGACCAAGAGTGGCGGCGAACTGGGCAAGGCGCTGACTGAGCTAGTAGACAAGACCCGCACGGACGTCGATAACTTTTCTATTGCCGCTCAACAGGCTGCCGATTGGGGCAGAATGATCATGCTCGTCTGCCTCTGTGTCGGTGTCGTGCTTGCTGTGATCCTGGGACTGATCATCACGCGCAGCATCACCAAACCCATCAACCGCATTATCGACTCTTTGACTTCCGGCGCGGACCAGGTTTCGTCTGCCGCAGGTCAAGTCGCCCAGTCTAGCCAGCAAATGGCGCAGGGAGCCAGCGAGCAGGCGTCAAGCCTTGAAGAAACCTCAGCGTCGCTTGAAGAAATGGCGTCGATGACACGGCAGAATGCCGAGAGCGCCAACCAAGCGCGATCGATGAGCCAAGAATCTCGTAACGGCGCTGAAAACGGCAGCGAGGTCACCTCGCGCATGAATACGGCGATCCAGCAAATCAAAGTCTCGTCGGACGCAACGGCAAAAATACTCAAGACAATCGACGAGATCGCCTTCCAGACTAATCTGCTTGCGCTCAACGCGGCCGTTGAGGCCGCTCGCGCCGGCGAAGCGGGCAAGGGATTTGCCGTCGTCGCAGAAGAAGTGCGAAACCTCGCCCAACGGTGCGCCGAGGCAGCACGAAATACGGCCACTCTCGTGGAAGAGTCTCAAAGAAACGCGGAGAACGGTGTCGCCGTTTCGGCCGAGGTTGCGGAGATTCTGAACACGATCGTGGGTCATGCGCAAAAAGTCGAACAGCTCATCAACGAAGTGTCTGCGGCAAGCAATGAACAGTCGCAGGGGATCGACCAAATCAATCGAGCCGTCGCCGAGATGGATAAGGTCACCCAGATGAACGCCGCCAATTCCGAGGAAGCAGCGGCTGCCAGCGAGGAATTGTCTGCCCAAGCGGCAAACCTCACAGAGATCGTGGACGAGCTGGCGAAGATCGTCGGCAACAAAGTGAAGCACCGCACTGCGCAATCGAGTTCGGTCACGAAGTCCACTTCCATGCGCAAGAAGCCGGCGCCAACTGCGGCGCGGCAAGCATTGAAGCGCCCGCCCGCAGCCAAAACCGGCGAACGGAGAGAACCCAAGGCACTGACCGCAAGCCCTGCTGCGGAGCAGCGTGTCCATAAACCCGAAGAGGTGATTCCGCTCGACGACACAGATATGGCCGACTTCTAGCAGCAACGGCTTGGCGTCATGCCAAAGTGTCGTCATGTAAATCATCAACGACACAATACGGCCACACAGCCCACTTACCGGGAGGTCAAGCGCACGCCTGACCTCCCGGTCCGTTCGAAACCCCTCAGCGCACATTTGCCCGCCTTTACCCAGTCCTGGGCGCAAAATTGAGGGCAGATGCCACATCCACGCGCGTCTCCCGTAGCCGGTATCCAATACATTTGCGTGGAGCGTATCTTCTGCCAATCGGCCACCGCTAGTAGCACATCATGCGAACAATCCCTTACACACACACTATATCTGATTGTACGAAATTATTTTGTTGACAAATCGTCATTTTTTACATTAGTATAAATCAGAACAGATTAGTTTCAGCAAACACGGCAATGGCAATATATGTGGATTATTCAAGACTATAATCAATAAATTCTTAAAGTTGCTTGCGGAACTATCGGTTTATGTGTAAAATACATCTAGATCCTATCAATTTGAAACGTGCTTCCGAACGCGACCGATGCCAACAATTGTGCAGTCGTTCGCTAGAGAAGGGGGAAACACGAGTTCATGCGGCCTCGACTGCGGGGAGGTCTTGAGTTGGGTCTGGACAGGAAATCGGTGAAGTCGCGACCATTCAGACGGTGGGGTCTCACAGCGAGCAAATGCCGGTGGTGCGTAAAGCGTTGGAAGGTAGGGGAATTCCTAGGAAGTACTAGGGGTCATTTTGATCGGGGAGTAGTTGACCATGGATTGCGATCAGAGTCGGGGAAATGCCTCTTTGTGTGTGCTTCTCTTTGAAGATTCGAACCCGGTAAACCAGCCTATCGAACCCTACCTCTCAGGCGTGGCGAACCTTGACTTCGCCATAGAGGTTGCCTCGGACCACGAACGAGGCCTGTCTCGACTTTCTGAAGGCGGCGTGGACGCCGTCGTCCTGAACCAGCCGCTGCACGATGAGTCGCAAGTCGACGTCTTGAAGCGAGTACATGCCCACTCGCCCAATGTGCCCATCATTGTGACCGCGGAAACGGGAGACCATGAATCGATCATAGCGGCCGTTCAGTACGGGGCCGAAGACTATTTCATCAAGGATGAAGCGGGACCGGACGTATTGGCTAGAACAATACGATTCGCGGCTCAAGTGAGTTCCTTGAGATTGCGAAGCGCCTAATCTGGCGCTCCGCGTGCCGGGCTCCCGCCCGGCGCAAGCAGGATTCCATGTGGACGGGGCTGTACGCCAAGGACGGCGGACAATGCTAGCGAGCACTGAATCGAGTGCTTGCGTCCCGTCAGGACCCTGAGACCGACGAAACGCTTCACGGGGTGCCCTATCTGTGTTTTTCGTAGATAGCTGTAAAGCGATTCGAAGTGCGCGCGTGGCGAACGGTGACTACGAGGTTCTCTCAATCGCCGATCGTCTCAGAGATGCTTCTGCTCTGCGTTTCCTGCAGGAGATACTCGACGCCGTTCCCCACCCCATGCTCATCGTCGATATTGACGCTCACGACGTTATCTTGACAAACACGTCGGCCAAACGCGCTTCCCCCAACAGCATTTCGACGTGCCACGCGTACTTGTTCGAGCACAAAGGCCCGTGCGCATCTCCCAAGCACAGTTGCCCCGTTGCCGTCGTGCGTGAATCCGGCAAACCCGCGACCGTCGAGCAAGTCTATGTAGACTCTTCCGGTACGCGCCGTCATGTCGAGTTGCATGCATATCCCCTCTTCGGACCGGACGGCCGCGTTACGCATCTAATCGAACACAGCGTGGACATCACGCCACGCAAGCAGCAGGATCTGGACCGTATCGAAACGCTGGAACATCTCAAGAGCAAACAGCAGGAGTTGCGCGCCCTGTATGCCCAATTGAAAGCCAGCGAAGTAGAACTCCGCGAAAGCGAGCGCGTGTTGGCCACCCTGCTCGGCAATCTTCGCGGGATGGTCTATAGGTGCAAGAACGACAAGCTCTGGACCATGGACTTCGTCAGCGAGGGAGCGCTGGCCCTGACCGGATATACGTCCGCGGAATTTCGGAGGCGCAAAGAGGTTTCGTACGCGAACCTGATTCACCCGGATGATCGGGAACGTGTCTGGGATGCAGTACAGGCGGCCCTCGCGGAACGACGCCCATTCGAGATCGAATACCGCATAATCACCAAGGACGGCACTGAGAAATGGGTGCGCGAACAAGGCGTCGGTATCTTCGGAGAGGATGAACTGGCTGCAATCGAGGGGTTCATCCACGATGACACCAAACGAAAGCATGCCGAAGACGAACGCGCGCGCCTCGTTGGAGCAATCGAACAAGCCGCGGAAAGCATCCTGCTCACGGATCGGAGCGGCGTCATCTACTATGTGAACCCGGCTTTCACGCGAATGACGGGGTATTCCATGCATGAAGCCATTGGCCAGAATCTTCGGCTGACGCTCGCGGGTCGCCAGAACGAAGACTTCTACGCCAAAATGTGGGACACGCTGGAAAGCGGCAACATCTGGCGGGGACGTCTGGTCAATCAACGCAAAGACGGCACTCTATTCAATGAGGATATGACCATTGCCCCGGTACGAGACGAGACGGGCGCAATTACTGGATATGTGGCTGTGCGCCGCGACGTGACGGAGCAGGTGAAATCGGCGCAACGGCTTCGGCAAAAGCAGAAGCTGGAGGCAATTGGAACGCTTGCCGGCGGCATTGCCCACGATTTCAACAACATTCTATTGCCGATTATGGGGTTCACGGAACTCGTGCGCGACGAGTTGCCCCAAGGCGATTCCAAGGAACGCCTGAGTCAGGTCATGCAGGCCTGTCTTCGCGCGAAAGACTTGGTTGGCCAAATTCTGACCTTCAGCGGCAACGTAGAGCTGGAACGAAAGCCTCTACCTCTTCAGCCGCTGCTGCATGAGACGCTTGCGCTTTTGCGCGCGTCGATTCCGACGACGATTGAAATACGGGAAATTGTCTCGGAACAGACCTGCCTCGTCTTCTGCGCTTCCACCGAGATACACCAGATCGTCATGAATCTCGGAACCAACGCGTTTCATGCGATGGAAGACGTGGGCGGCACCATGACCGTGACATGCGAACTAATCGACACGAACACCTTGGCCGCTCTCAGACAACCTCGTCTGCGGCCAGGGCGTACGTATGTGCGCTTGAGTGTCAGCGATTCGGGCATCGGAATGGACAAGGCGACTCTGGAGCGCGCATTCGATCCATTCTTCACGACCAAGGATCACGGCAAAGGGACCGGCCTCGGACTCTCCACCGTGCATGGCATCGTCACCGATCTGGGTGGAGAAATCGCTGTTCGAACCAAACCTGGGAAAGGCACCACGATCGAGGTCTATCTTCCCGCGTACCACGAAACCGAAGATCGCCCGTTGATGCGCGACATGCCCCCTCCTCCAGGCAACGGTGAGCACATCCTGCTGGTTGACGACGAGGAAGTTATTCTCCAATTGGGGCGCCTGCTGCTCGGCAGGCTCCAATACCGCGTGACGACTGTTGCGAGTCCGTCGGAAGCCCTAAAGTTGTTCCAGGAAGCGCCCATGTACTTCGACCTGCTGCTGACGGACCATACCATGCCCAAAATGACGGGGACGGAATTGGCCGACGCGGCACACGGCGTGCGCCCGGACTTGCCCGTGATACTGACAAGCGGACTGAATGAATCAACGCGCATCCTCTCGGCAACGAGCGGAGGCCCCGTGCTGTTCATCAAGAAGCCATTCACGGCCAGCGAACTGGCGCGAACTCTTCGCACGGCGCTGGAAATGAAGCATTAACCCGCAAGTCACGCATCTGCAAATCGCTCATGCGCCAACCCAATCACCCCATCTGAGCGGCAGAATGGAATGAAGGCCCCGCACGCGCAGGGCCCCAGCAGTCACGTCATAGTCTTCCGGCGTGCGATTAGCTCGTGGCTTTGGCAACGACTTCGCGCATCTTACGCAAGCCATTTTCCGCAACTACCTTCGGGTCCATCGCCCAATGCTCCTTATTGAACAGCTCAAGCGAAAGCGGGCCCGTATAGTTGATTGCCATCAAGTCCTTCAGCAAGGGCACCAATGGCAGGACACCGTCGCCTGGATAGACTCGGTGCTCATCGCGCGCCGCTTCAGGAGCAACATCGCCGGGCACGTCGTTCCAGTGGAAATCCGCGATGAAACTGCCGTTCAAATGCTTCACCCCGTTGAAACCCGAGCCACCGCCAAACAAGTGAAAGGTGTCCGCGATGATCCCGGCGTCCGAGTCATTCGCATCAATTGCCATACCACTCGCAAAGCCTAAGCGGTTGACTCCCTTTGCGAATCCCACGAACTCAAACGCGGGCAGAATGCCGTACTCTTCGCGCCCGATCTTCAGCAAATCCCGGTACCGGTCCGTGCCCCAACGATGATCGAAGTCTTCGCGATCAGGGAACGGCAGCACAGCGACATGCTTCGACTTCACCGCCGCGCAAATCCGCATCCGGTCGCGCGATGTCGGCATGATCTTGTCCCACTCTTCTTGCGTCGCGGGCATGCAATCCCACAACCCAATAACGTTGGGAACAGAGAGTCCAAGGTCAGCGATCTCCTTGCCGAGATCGGTCAGATTCCCGCCCGCCTTCTCGAAGTCCTCCAGCTCTCGCACCCACAACTCAATACCATCCCATCCCGTCTCTTTCGCGACGCGAATCTTGTCTTTCAGCGGGGTAGGGCGAATCGTGCTCGCATTGAGCACAAACGCCCATTGGCTGATACCTTCCTGATACTTCTTTGGAGCCTGAGCTGACGCGGTGGAAGCGGCTGTCAACGCTGCTCCCGCGGCGGCGCCAACTTGAAAAAACTGTCTTCGATTCATCGACGATTGCGGCATGGGTCACCTCTACAGTTAGTCATGGGAATTGTCAGGGTCGGACTCTATGCGAAAGGTCACGGCGCGTGCAAGCAGCGATTAGTCCTCATCTGTCACACTTCCAGACAGCATCAGCCCCAGCTTCTTCAGCCCCTTCCCGTGGGCGCCGGCATACTCCTCCGGGTATGGCGCGTCGACACCCATCGCGGAATGCCAGATGATCCGGTTCAGGGTGTCCTCGTCGGCGTTGTCCACCACGGACAGATCCATGGCCAGACTCTGCTCCGCCCAGTGCAGTGCCTGACCCGACAGCGCTGCCTTCGGCGGATTCAATTCATCGAGGGGAATCGCGTTGGGCAATGCCGTATAGGGACTAAAATCAGGCTTGGACGTAAAGCACCGGCTCATCAGGGGCGCGGCGGCGTCCATCTGGTTCATTGGCGGGCATCCAAAGATGCGCGAAATCGTGTGAAGCACGGACGTCTGATTGTAGAACTCGCTGATGACCTTACCTCGCTTTGTGTACGGGCTCATGACGAGACAGATGGAGCGGTGACCATCCACGTGGTCGAACCCGTCCTGCGGGTCGTCTTCATTAACGAAGATGCACGTCGCGGGCCAGAACCGGCTTCTCGAAATCCTCTCCACCATTCGCCCCAGGGCCAAATCGTTGTCCGCTACGTGCGCGCGCGGCGTGGGCGCGTCCGGCTGCGTGCCGGATCCATGGTCCTGCGGCAAGTAAACAATCATGAAGTTGGGCCAACGGCCGGTCGCCTCGCTGTCCGCGAGTTCCCGAAGGAAGATGTCCGCGCGAAGGACATCGGGGATTGCGAGGTTCCATCCCGGATAGGTGGGGCATGCCAGTGTTCGCATGCGCTCGACGCCGATGCGGTGCGTAATGGCAATGGAGCGCGTCCCGGAAACGAAATCGTCGTACACCGCCTTGAAGGGCGTCTTCTCGGGCTGAAGCGTAGCGTAGTCGAACTCGCCGTAGTTGCGGAACGTCAGACCACGCGCCAGCACCGAATCCCAAATGAAGCCGGTGCTCGAAAACGTCAGGGGGTCGTCGCCGAACGTGTAACTTCGCGCAAATCCTCCGAATGACTTCTCCAGGTGATCGGTCACGTTGCCTTCCGTGGCCCAGGAATGTCCATCGGCGCTCAGCACCCCGTTGCAGTAATAGTTGTCAAGAAGGACGAATTGCTCCGCGAGGGCATGGTGGTTGGGTGAGACCTCGCGCGGAAAGACGCACAGTCCGGGCATGCCGTTCCCCTGCGGCAGGTCTCCGAACATCTGGTCGTAGGTGCGATTCTCCTTGATGATGTAGACCACGTGCTCGAATACAGACGGCTCTCCAGTGTGCCGGGGCACCGGCAGAGGTCTGACATTAACGCGCCCGGCCATGGAGAGCGCCTTCTTGGCCTGAGCGGTCAGTGCGCCGGCAAGAG
This genomic interval carries:
- a CDS encoding MCP four helix bundle domain-containing protein encodes the protein MKLGTKLMLSFLAIAAIAVFVGLVGVYFTTHLDESLMTFSHTSLPSVRALMTITNKMEVQRTQNRALLSSHLPKENRAKAADTRDAALKDMLAAWEEYEKLDRTPEQQQMWDAFKKAFEPWDQDRQKINTMLAEFDKNDILNPDDMLAKLERFRGDHFTLLFKCDRLASSGTAFEGGDDSSACNYGKWVALSPTTNQTILDCIKENDPVHKKYHECVKRVQEAVRAGNAAEAGRIVGDEMTPALETIMGPKGLGGMQAEAEKAVEQFLAINALAMGPLTKSGGELGKALTELVDKTRTDVDNFSIAAQQAADWGRMIMLVCLCVGVVLAVILGLIITRSITKPINRIIDSLTSGADQVSSAAGQVAQSSQQMAQGASEQASSLEETSASLEEMASMTRQNAESANQARSMSQESRNGAENGSEVTSRMNTAIQQIKVSSDATAKILKTIDEIAFQTNLLALNAAVEAARAGEAGKGFAVVAEEVRNLAQRCAEAARNTATLVEESQRNAENGVAVSAEVAEILNTIVGHAQKVEQLINEVSAASNEQSQGIDQINRAVAEMDKVTQMNAANSEEAAAASEELSAQAANLTEIVDELAKIVGNKVKHRTAQSSSVTKSTSMRKKPAPTAARQALKRPPAAKTGERREPKALTASPAAEQRVHKPEEVIPLDDTDMADF
- a CDS encoding response regulator; translation: MDCDQSRGNASLCVLLFEDSNPVNQPIEPYLSGVANLDFAIEVASDHERGLSRLSEGGVDAVVLNQPLHDESQVDVLKRVHAHSPNVPIIVTAETGDHESIIAAVQYGAEDYFIKDEAGPDVLARTIRFAAQVSSLRLRSA
- a CDS encoding PAS domain S-box protein, translating into MFFVDSCKAIRSARVANGDYEVLSIADRLRDASALRFLQEILDAVPHPMLIVDIDAHDVILTNTSAKRASPNSISTCHAYLFEHKGPCASPKHSCPVAVVRESGKPATVEQVYVDSSGTRRHVELHAYPLFGPDGRVTHLIEHSVDITPRKQQDLDRIETLEHLKSKQQELRALYAQLKASEVELRESERVLATLLGNLRGMVYRCKNDKLWTMDFVSEGALALTGYTSAEFRRRKEVSYANLIHPDDRERVWDAVQAALAERRPFEIEYRIITKDGTEKWVREQGVGIFGEDELAAIEGFIHDDTKRKHAEDERARLVGAIEQAAESILLTDRSGVIYYVNPAFTRMTGYSMHEAIGQNLRLTLAGRQNEDFYAKMWDTLESGNIWRGRLVNQRKDGTLFNEDMTIAPVRDETGAITGYVAVRRDVTEQVKSAQRLRQKQKLEAIGTLAGGIAHDFNNILLPIMGFTELVRDELPQGDSKERLSQVMQACLRAKDLVGQILTFSGNVELERKPLPLQPLLHETLALLRASIPTTIEIREIVSEQTCLVFCASTEIHQIVMNLGTNAFHAMEDVGGTMTVTCELIDTNTLAALRQPRLRPGRTYVRLSVSDSGIGMDKATLERAFDPFFTTKDHGKGTGLGLSTVHGIVTDLGGEIAVRTKPGKGTTIEVYLPAYHETEDRPLMRDMPPPPGNGEHILLVDDEEVILQLGRLLLGRLQYRVTTVASPSEALKLFQEAPMYFDLLLTDHTMPKMTGTELADAAHGVRPDLPVILTSGLNESTRILSATSGGPVLFIKKPFTASELARTLRTALEMKH
- a CDS encoding sugar phosphate isomerase/epimerase, which translates into the protein MPQSSMNRRQFFQVGAAAGAALTAASTASAQAPKKYQEGISQWAFVLNASTIRPTPLKDKIRVAKETGWDGIELWVRELEDFEKAGGNLTDLGKEIADLGLSVPNVIGLWDCMPATQEEWDKIMPTSRDRMRICAAVKSKHVAVLPFPDREDFDHRWGTDRYRDLLKIGREEYGILPAFEFVGFAKGVNRLGFASGMAIDANDSDAGIIADTFHLFGGGSGFNGVKHLNGSFIADFHWNDVPGDVAPEAARDEHRVYPGDGVLPLVPLLKDLMAINYTGPLSLELFNKEHWAMDPKVVAENGLRKMREVVAKATS
- a CDS encoding phosphoesterase; protein product: MMRICLVLSVLSICFGISAEAQTDHAVGSDSHGGTVVATGQVVHPAGTTTAFGGRPVDMALSPDAGRLYVKDNRGLVVLDAVTMKVLQELAFPDKQGGSMHGIAVTSDGGRVYATTAQGRLCEAVVSAKGVLSWARILDIPGPQGEGSSVPCGIAINAGNDTAYICLSRHNTVAAVNLQSMAIVTQIQVGIAPFDILLSQDGAEGWVSNWGGRPPAKGERTAPSSGTQVVIDERGVAASGTVSRIDLTLMRETKHVDTGLHPSALALDSEADTLYVANANSDTVSAIHLDTFTLAATLSVRPDAGLPFGSAPGGLAIDAARRCLYVANGGNNAVAVVSLEQKDAPEVRGFIPAGWYPGALAIANGRIFVANVKGYGSRNKDPNKRGWHVYWHQGSVSASPLPQDSELGALTRSALAGALTAQAKKALSMAGRVNVRPLPVPRHTGEPSVFEHVVYIIKENRTYDQMFGDLPQGNGMPGLCVFPREVSPNHHALAEQFVLLDNYYCNGVLSADGHSWATEGNVTDHLEKSFGGFARSYTFGDDPLTFSSTGFIWDSVLARGLTFRNYGEFDYATLQPEKTPFKAVYDDFVSGTRSIAITHRIGVERMRTLACPTYPGWNLAIPDVLRADIFLRELADSEATGRWPNFMIVYLPQDHGSGTQPDAPTPRAHVADNDLALGRMVERISRSRFWPATCIFVNEDDPQDGFDHVDGHRSICLVMSPYTKRGKVISEFYNQTSVLHTISRIFGCPPMNQMDAAAPLMSRCFTSKPDFSPYTALPNAIPLDELNPPKAALSGQALHWAEQSLAMDLSVVDNADEDTLNRIIWHSAMGVDAPYPEEYAGAHGKGLKKLGLMLSGSVTDED